TGATCATTCAGCCTACGCATTACATCAAACAAAATATCTCTACGGCTCTCTTCTTTCTTCGAGAGCTTCTGATCTCTTAGTAGACCACCAACGAAGAGGTTTTCAAAATGTCGATACATACAGCTACGTATATGTAACGCAGCAGCCTGTAGCAACTTAAGATCTCCAGCTTGAGCTGTCCCCGCCGGAAGCAGACATGCGACGATAGCGCATGGAAATCCCGCAGTACGCGTAAAAATAGGAACAGCAATCGAATCAAACGCTTTAAATCTAGGATGATGGTGCTCCTCAGCACGCATTAATGTAGGACGACAAGTTTCAAGAGCCGTGTTAGCGGCATTAGGACCTATAATCTCTCTATTCCATGAAACAGGAAGTGACTCATTGTCTTCTACTAATCCGTCGAGTGATATACTCGTTCCATCTGGATGAAGCAATATTAATTGGCCGTCTAACCAAGGAAATCCATCTGCTTCCTCTTGCCAATCTGCGAAGCTACTTACCAGTAAAGCATGGATGTACGGGAGGTCCGCTTCTGTAAAGTCCTGCTTCTGCAGCCAATGAGGCAACTGCTGGCGGGTGCGGGATGGATTCTTGATATCCTCCAGTAATTCCTGGTGCTGCTGCGTTTTTCTCTTATTGACCATGCCCGACACCTCCGCCCCCGATGTCCTCTCTTTCTTTAACTATACAATGAAACAGTGAATTTTGCACTAGGTTCTAATAAGTCCATAGGCTTATAACCTTATTTTTTCAAAAATAAAATAAGAGCTCTACTCTTGACATTTGTGTACAGTTTCATATAATATAACTTGTTGAATACTGGGCTTAGCTCTTGTGACACCCTCTCGGACAAACCACCAGTCGGCTGCGGCTGAACATCCCTCTGGAACCGATTAATCGGTTATGGTGAAATCCGCGCAACGAAACCCATTTTCAAAACTTTATTTTGAAAAAGGAGTTTTTCAATCATGTCAAGATATACAGGTCCTAAGTTCAAGTTAAGTCGCCGTCTTGGAGTTTCTCTAAGCGGGTCGGGCAAAGAATTAAAGCGTGCTTTCCCTCCAGGTCAGCATGGCGCTAACCAACGCCGCAAAATCAGCGGTTACGGTATGCAACTACAAGAAAAACAAAAATTGCGTCACATGTATGGTTTGAACGAGAAGCAATTCCGCAACTTGTTCGATCGTGCATCCAAGCAACAAGGTATCGCGGGCGAGAACTTCCTGTTCCTGCTTGAGAGCCGTCTCGACAACCTCGTTTATCGTCTTGGATGGGCTAACTCCCGTTACGGTTCCCGCCAATTGGTTTCTCACGGTCACGTGACTGTCAATGGCAAGAAAGTCGACATCGCTTCCTACCTTGTACAAGTTGGCGACATCATCGGTCTTCGTGAGCGTAGCCGCTCCCTGAAGTCGATCAAAGAAGCTTCAGAAGGCCGTCATCACTTGCCGGGCTACGTTGAATTCGATGCTAACGCAATGGAAGGTAAGTATGTTCGTCTTCCAGATCGTGGCGAGTTAACTCAAGACGTTGACGTTAAACAAATCGTTGAGTTTTACAGCCGTTAATTTTAACGGAAAACAGACCACTCCAGCTCTAAGCTGGGGTGGTTTTTTTGTGTTATTCAGAATGTATAAGTTTCGCTATCTAAAAGGCAGCGATAGCTGTTTATGCATGATTTTTTTCTTCATTCCCCATTGACAATGATAATGAGAATTAATATCATCAAAGACAGAAATCAAATTTTCCACGAAAGCTGGTCCGGCATGAGGAAAATTAAATATTGCTGCAGAAATTTTAAGCACGGGTCCAAAGACGTTTACAAAACGCTAAAGGCCGAGTTTCCAGATATGAAGCAAAAGAAAAAAGATTGCCTAGGCGAATGCAAGCTTTGCACTAAGCAATGTATGGTCTTAATAGGTAAAACAGACATCATTCTGGCCCCCTCCCCTCAAATTCTTTACGAAAAAATAAAACACCGGATAGGATGACCCGTTTATTTGTGTTACAATTTGGGTATATTCTAGTGATCACCAAGGGAGTGAATAGCCACATGTTAAATGAATCTCTAAGTAAATCCTTAAATGATCAACTCAATTTCGAGCTCTATTCTGCTCATGTTTATTTGGCTATTGCTGCGTATTGTTCAGGTGAGAGCCTGGATGGATTCGCTAACTTCTTTATGGTTCAAGCAGAAGAAGAGAAATTTCATGCTATGAAAATTTACAAATTTCTAAACGATCGTGGCCAGCGCGTCACAATGGCGGGAATGGATACGCCGAATAACGAGTATTCTTCCATCTTAGATGCCTTTGAGCACGCGTATGAGCATGAGATAGAGGTTACACGCCGGATCTATCACCTATCTGATCTAGCACTGAATGACCGGGAGCATGCTACAATGCAGTTTTTAAAATGGTTTGTTGATGAGCAAGTTGAAGAAGAAGCTATGTTCGATAGCATCATCAACAAGCTTAAACGTATTGACAAGGATAGCAACGCCTTCTTCATGATGGATGCGGAATTCGCTCTGCGCAGCTTCACCCCCCCTGCTCTATAAGAGATGAGCTCGCGGATTTCTATACCTTTTATTAATGGCTGGGCAGACAAAGTCTGCATCCAGCCATTTTTGTGTGTTTTTAATAAAAAATCATATTAAAAGCATACTTTTTTTACATCTTAGAATGAGATTTACAAATTTTATATAACATATTTTTTAACGATGCTCTATCGAAAAAATCCATATCTACCAATAATGATATCGCTTTCATGATCTTATAAATATTTAGCTTGGCTATAGTCCTCCTATTGAGAGGAAGTCAGACAATGGGTAAATGTGCTATAATAGTTCTGTTTGTTGAAGGAGGCTTTCTTAATGACGAATACTAAACAACCCCCTTCCGAGCCAAAGCCTAAAGGCGAAGGCTTCAAGACAGCGGGGAAGATTGCAGGTTTCACCGTACTCTGGCTCATCTTGTTCGGATTGCTTGCCGGACTTGTAGGCGTAGGTGCGGTAACTGGATACATTGCTTCATTAGTACACGATGATCCGATACGTAGCCAAAAATTAATTGAACAGAAAATCAATGAAAATGCAATTACAGGTTTTGTCTATTTTAATGACAATACTCCTATCGGGCAATTACGCACTGAAGAAGATCGCCGCCCAGTTACATATGACCAAATCCCATCTATTATTATCGATGCTGTTGTCTCAATAGAAGATAAAAACTTCGAAACGCATAACGGTGTCGATACGAATGGCTTATTACGCGCAGTTAAGCAGCAATTGCTGAACGAAAGCGTACAAACCGGAGGTAGTACGATTACCCAACAGCTGGCACGGCGCGTGTTCTTGAATTTGGATCAAACATCCAGTCGTAAAGCCAAAGAAATATTCTTGTCACTTAGGCTCGAACAATTTCTAAGCAAACCGCAAATTATTACGGCCTACTTAAATAAAGTTCCTTATGGCAACGGTTCATCCGGATATCAGTTGTTCGGTATTAAGGCTGCTGCCAAAGGTATATTCGGCATTGATAAATTAGAAAAACTAAACATCGCCCAAGCTGCTTATTTAGCAGGGGTACCTCAATTGCCATCATTATATTCCGCCTTTAACGGTAAAGGCGATTTTAACGAGAAAAACTTCAAGCGTGCGGTTAACAGGCAGAAGCTAGTTCTTAATCGTATGCTGGAGGAAAAAAAGATCACTAAGACAGAGCTTGATGAAGCGCTAGCGTTCGATCTATATGCTTCCCTGGCCAAGCCTAGTGAGAAAGCCTACAATACCTATCCGTACCTAATGCTTGAAGTAGAACGTCAAGCAGCTGAAATATTGGTGCTTCAGCAGAACCCTGAGCTTACTCCTGCAGATTTGAAAAAGAAGGCAAACAACGCCCTTATCGAAGAGGCACGTGGTCAGTTACTGCGCAA
This portion of the Cohnella abietis genome encodes:
- a CDS encoding DUF1450 domain-containing protein; the protein is MRKIKYCCRNFKHGSKDVYKTLKAEFPDMKQKKKDCLGECKLCTKQCMVLIGKTDIILAPSPQILYEKIKHRIG
- a CDS encoding ferritin; protein product: MLNESLSKSLNDQLNFELYSAHVYLAIAAYCSGESLDGFANFFMVQAEEEKFHAMKIYKFLNDRGQRVTMAGMDTPNNEYSSILDAFEHAYEHEIEVTRRIYHLSDLALNDREHATMQFLKWFVDEQVEEEAMFDSIINKLKRIDKDSNAFFMMDAEFALRSFTPPAL
- the rpsD gene encoding 30S ribosomal protein S4; amino-acid sequence: MSRYTGPKFKLSRRLGVSLSGSGKELKRAFPPGQHGANQRRKISGYGMQLQEKQKLRHMYGLNEKQFRNLFDRASKQQGIAGENFLFLLESRLDNLVYRLGWANSRYGSRQLVSHGHVTVNGKKVDIASYLVQVGDIIGLRERSRSLKSIKEASEGRHHLPGYVEFDANAMEGKYVRLPDRGELTQDVDVKQIVEFYSR